A window of Dehalococcoidia bacterium genomic DNA:
GGCCGGTAGTGGCGCCGTACTCCTGCCCTTTCTCGCGCAGCTCCTCGCCCGTCTCGTCCTTGAGCTCCGTGGGCATGGGGCCGTTTCCCACGCGCGTCGTGTACGCCTTGTAGACGGCGACCACGCGCGCTATCTGCGTCGGCCCGATGCCGATGCCGAGCGCGGCGCCAGCCGCCGTCGACGACGGCACGGACGACGTGACGTATTCGTAGGTGCCGGCGTCGAGGTCGAGCAAGCTGCCCTGCGCCCCTTCGAGGAGGACGGTGTCGCCGCGGGCGAGGGCGTCCTGCACCACCACCGCCGTGTCGATGACGAACGGCGCCAGGCGCTGGCCGTACTCGCTGTACTTCTCGTACACCTCCTTGAAATCGAGCGGCTCCAGGCCGTAGAGCTTTGTCAGCACGGCGTTTTTGTAGGGCAGGACGAGGGAGAGGCGTTCGCGGAAGGCATCGGGGTCGATGAGGTCGCCGATGCGCACGCCGATGCGTCCGACCTTGTCGACGAAGGCGGGGCCGACGCCGCGGAACGTCGTGCCGATGGCGGCGGGCCCCCGCAGCTCCTCGTCGGCGCGGTCGATGAGGATATGATAAGGCATGGTCACGTGGGCGCGGTCGCTCACGTACAGGTTCTTGGTGCTGACGCCTTTCGACTGCAGCTCGGCGATCTCCTCCAGGAGCACCGCGGGGTCGATGACCACGCCGTTGCCGATGACGCACACCTTATCGGAGTAGAAGATGCCGGCGGGCACGAGGTGGAGGCGGAACGTCCCCTTCTCGTTGACAACGGTGTGTCCGGCGTTGTTCCCGGCCGAATAGCGGGCAACGATACTTGCGTTCTGCGCCAGGAGGTCGATCGTCCTGCCCTTCCCCTCGTCGCCCCACTGGCCGCCGATGACTACGAGCGCTGGCATAATTTACCCCGACGCCGTCGGGGGTTCTCCTTT
This region includes:
- a CDS encoding adenylosuccinate synthase, which produces MPALVVIGGQWGDEGKGRTIDLLAQNASIVARYSAGNNAGHTVVNEKGTFRLHLVPAGIFYSDKVCVIGNGVVIDPAVLLEEIAELQSKGVSTKNLYVSDRAHVTMPYHILIDRADEELRGPAAIGTTFRGVGPAFVDKVGRIGVRIGDLIDPDAFRERLSLVLPYKNAVLTKLYGLEPLDFKEVYEKYSEYGQRLAPFVIDTAVVVQDALARGDTVLLEGAQGSLLDLDAGTYEYVTSSVPSSTAAGAALGIGIGPTQIARVVAVYKAYTTRVGNGPMPTELKDETGEELREKGQEYGATTGRPRRCGWFDAVAARYTARLNGIDAAVITRLDVLDTFASIKVCTSYHIDGTPVETFPARTRELERCETIYEEMPGWQEPTTDVRRFQDLPRRARDYVKRLESLLGCPVAIVSVGPERDQAIIVKPIL